In Egicoccus sp. AB-alg2, a single genomic region encodes these proteins:
- a CDS encoding VOC family protein, giving the protein MTGGVQELRLVVTVDDHEAALRFYRDVLGMPEREAHVVDGGHVTILEAGRATLELTDPVHAAYIDDVEVGQRVAGHVRVALRVDDSIEATQAATGAGAELVAPPTVTPWRSLNARLEAPANLQLTLFSDAPADAQVGDRP; this is encoded by the coding sequence ATGACGGGCGGGGTGCAGGAGCTGCGGCTGGTCGTGACCGTGGACGACCACGAGGCGGCGCTGCGGTTCTACCGCGACGTGCTGGGGATGCCGGAACGCGAGGCCCACGTCGTCGACGGCGGTCACGTCACCATCCTGGAGGCGGGCCGCGCGACGCTGGAGCTGACCGACCCCGTGCACGCGGCCTACATCGACGATGTCGAGGTGGGACAGCGCGTCGCCGGGCACGTCCGGGTCGCGCTGCGCGTCGACGACAGCATCGAGGCGACCCAGGCGGCGACCGGGGCGGGTGCGGAGCTGGTCGCCCCGCCGACGGTCACGCCGTGGCGCTCGCTCAACGCCCGGCTGGAGGCACCGGCGAACCTGCAGCTGACGCTGTTCTCGGACGCACCCGCCGACGCCCAGGTCGGCGACCGCCCCTAG
- a CDS encoding helix-turn-helix domain-containing protein: MAAADAAAGTGHRVRCHLDALLDARGMTLRELADRVGVTVVNLSVLKNDRAKAVRFSTLTAICDVLDCQPGDLFSVDGPGAGA, encoded by the coding sequence ATGGCGGCCGCCGACGCCGCGGCCGGGACCGGCCACCGGGTGCGCTGCCACCTCGACGCCCTGCTCGACGCCCGCGGCATGACCCTGCGCGAGTTGGCGGACCGGGTCGGGGTGACGGTCGTGAACCTCTCGGTGCTGAAGAACGACCGTGCCAAGGCGGTCCGGTTCTCCACGCTCACGGCCATCTGCGATGTGCTCGACTGCCAGCCGGGCGACCTCTTCAGCGTCGACGGACCGGGAGCAGGAGCATGA
- a CDS encoding DUF2975 domain-containing protein, with amino-acid sequence MGSGIAAPERLERRARLLAGFVLAFGVLTFVGGLIVAAVQVADAGGAVAVVVDADLLGFDDVAGLPAGTSLAVGDGHGGAVTVESGGREGADAVLEVDRLPLALRLLAASPAVAIGVLTLAGSWLFSRLLREVAAGRPFAHRNVTRWRGMAATVLAVALLPSALGTLATVAVLGRVDPAGDAPVGFTILDLPLLPLLLVAALLVMAEVFRHGGALADDVEGLV; translated from the coding sequence ATGGGATCGGGCATCGCGGCACCGGAGCGGTTGGAGCGGCGCGCCCGCCTGCTGGCGGGCTTCGTGCTCGCCTTCGGGGTGCTGACGTTCGTCGGCGGGCTAATCGTCGCGGCCGTGCAGGTGGCCGACGCGGGTGGTGCCGTGGCGGTGGTGGTCGACGCCGACCTGCTCGGGTTCGACGACGTCGCGGGCCTGCCCGCCGGGACGAGCCTGGCGGTGGGTGACGGGCACGGCGGGGCCGTCACGGTGGAGAGCGGCGGACGAGAGGGCGCCGACGCGGTCCTGGAGGTCGATCGGCTGCCCTTGGCGCTGCGCCTGCTGGCGGCGTCCCCGGCCGTGGCCATCGGGGTCCTGACGCTGGCCGGGTCGTGGCTGTTCAGCCGTCTGCTGCGCGAGGTCGCGGCCGGCCGCCCCTTCGCGCACCGCAACGTCACCCGGTGGCGGGGGATGGCCGCGACCGTGCTGGCGGTCGCGCTGCTGCCGTCGGCGCTGGGCACGCTGGCCACCGTGGCGGTCCTCGGTCGGGTCGATCCGGCCGGCGACGCGCCGGTGGGTTTCACCATCCTCGACCTGCCCTTGCTGCCGTTGCTGCTGGTGGCGGCCCTGCTCGTCATGGCCGAGGTCTTCCGCCACGGCGGCGCCCTGGCCGACGACGTCGAGGGGCTCGTCTGA